CACCTCGATAACTACCGCGtttctttttagttttttcatgACGAAATGATTTACCTCTCGTATGTTTCAAATCGATATTTGCTTTTTCTCCCCATGATCCTCGTGCTCCTCGCTGAGtgtgagaaaaaaaacaatatatatatatatatttataaaatgattaaaaaaatataactaatAGAAATATACATAAAGATCAATGTCATTAAacacaaaataacttttgCGTTCTAGTATAACGAGGAGAATTGcgagtcaataaaaaaaaattacaatctatatatattttatcttaattgattaatagttaatttacggctaatttatttaatcgtcgaatgttatttttttattttgagtcGGTGTCGAATTAAATGACTTGTTACTTTCGCCTCCGAATGATTTTCGTTGACCGCCACGGAAGTTATTGCCACCCCCGCGCCTATCACCGTCACCACCGAATGATTTTCTGAACCCACCACCCTCTTTGTTATCCCAAGACTTTCTATTGTTATCGAAACCACCGCGTCCTCCACGACCACCGCCGCGATCACCTCCACGGCCACCACCGCGATCACCTCCACGGCCACCACCGCGATCACCCCCACGACCACCACGGTCACCGCCTCTACCCCTGAATCCGCCACCTCTGCCTCTAAATCCGCCGTTATCGCCGTCTCTGCCACCGCGGAAGCCGAATCCACCGCGGCCGCCTCTACCACCAAATCCGCCTCGTCCACGACCACCGCCGTTTTGTTTATCAAAGTTGTTACTCGATTCTCCATCTCCATCCTAGAACACAAAAGAGAAATAACAGGTCAATCATTGTCTCTGTGAAAgtatatacagaaaaaaaaaaaaaaaaaaaaaaaaaagaatcatattattagtaaataaataaataaataaacaagaaTTGTGAAAAAGCATTCATCGCTGTCAGGAATATTCtgtaattatgaattttttaattattattaactttcaCGGGGCAGTGAGTGACCTGTATTTCTCATTGCATCTTTCTATTTAATCTTCAGTTTTACCTTAGCTTCAAATGAATTGTTAGCCAACTGTGGGCTCAACTTGATCTCTTCATCCTTGACACGTCGGAAAGGTACATTTTTTCGTGACTAAAGTGTAAAGTGTACATTAATGATCAATGCTTTCTCAAAATcctatttttaatctttttaaggactgttaaaaaaatattcaaaaataataaacaataaaataaatcaaaaaacatCACGTTACCTTTTCTGTGCTTCCGTCGTTGCTAGCTTTTACGAAATTACTGTAATTAGCTTTTTTGGCCGGTGTCGCTGCTCCATTCATTTCAGAATCTTCGCGCTTTCTTTTCTCGCCTACACCAGCTGGTTTCTGCTTAGGTTTAggtttttcttcttcttcatcagACTCTTCTTCTGAGCTAGATTCTTTTTTAGCAGGCGTTTTGACAATAGGAGCTTGTTTCGGTTTCTTTtcttcttcatcatcatcatcatcggaGGAAGAGTCCTCGCTTGATTCGGCTGGCTTAGCCTGTTTTACGGGCGTTGCTTTCACTGCTGGCTTAGCTGGTTCTTCATCAGAGCTATCGGAATCGTCACTCGACGACTTGGCTGGTTTCTTTACAGCGGGTGTTACTTTAGCCGTGGGTTTAGTTTCTTCTTCAGAGGAATCTGAATCATCGCTCGACGATTCCTTGGCTTTCGCTGGAGTTTTAGCAGGTGTTGATTTAGCTACTGGTTTCTTGGGTGACTCTTCCTCATCTGAACTACTTTCTTCACTGCTACTGGGTGCTTTCCCCTTGTTCGCAGCGACTTTCTTTTGTTGGGCTGCTGGAGCTGGTTTTGCTGGCGCAGTTTTCTTCGCCGGTggctcatcatcatcatcatcactgCTTTCTTCACTTGAGGACTCTTTCTTTGCGGGTGCTTTCGCGGGTGTTGGTTTAGCTACAGCCGGTTTGGCAGCTGGTTTCTCGTCTTCTGAGGAATCATCCGAGTCGTCACTGGACTTTGCCTTCTTGGGAGTAGCTTTCGGTGTAGCCTGAGCAGCAGGTTTACGTGCAACTGTTTTCACTGGTGTCTCCTCATCACTGCTGTCATCGTCAGAGCTCGAGTCTGGTTTCAGTGGAATTCTAGCTGCAACTGGTGTTGGTTTAGCAGTGACTGCTTTTGTCTTAGATTCATTATCGTTTTCATCGGAGGAGCTTTCTTCGCTTGAAGACTTTGCTTTTTTGGCTACAGGAGCTTTAGCAGGAGTAGCCTTAGCGACAACAGGTTTggctttttcttcttcttcagaATCAGACTCTGAGGAGCTTGATTCTTTTTTCGCAGCAGCCTTTGGTGGAACTGGCTTTTTAGCTTGAGGTTTTTCATCTTCAGAACTCTCTTCTTCTGAACTTGATTTCTCTTTTTTAGCAGGAGCTTTAGCTGGTGTAGCCTTGGAAGTAGCTACAGGTTTCTTGGCTACCGGTTTAGCTTCCTCTTCTGAGCTTGAATCATCAGACGAAGACTCGGGTTTATTGTTTGCAGGTGCCTTAGCTTTTCCATTGACTAATGGCTTCTTTGCAACTTCTTCCTCTTCACTATCTGAGCTCGAATCTGATTTAGCTGACTTAGCTGGAgcttttatgtttattttttttggagaaCTTTTTTGATAGTGCTGTACAATTTCTTCGATGCTTGGTGATCCTTTTGGTAATGGATtctataattgaataattaaatttttaataaatcattaagtgaaaaaataaaaattagagtattaaatgattaaatggattgattttatttgtataacAATAAGAGtattactaaaataattaaataataaatagttaacagccgagaccagtgattgcagtttcaatcggcttagcaaaacgaatggaaattttgaaaaaacgtttttagagataatggataatttaataaactgtttcaccacaaagcgtttttttcaaaaatttcattcgtttcgtgaaaccaatcaaaactgcaattgctctgctgttgggagtgcgacagagatagttccgttgaactccgtgagagcaaagctagaaaaagatggtctcgccggttaaataattaaaatattgaaaattaagtaACTCTTTTAAAAAACGACACTGTATGCTTATGCTAAAATTATAGGAgtgtaaaaattcattaaattagttaaaaaaagaatttacaattgctaaaaattaaattataataaattttaaggggttagtttttaaattcacGTGAATACGCGtgtatttacaaatataatatattgtcAATAATGACTTGGAGTTAGATTAAAAAACTAACTTGGaataaatgtataattataaaaatataatggtgaaaagaatattaatttatattttcaacatgtgttttctatataataaaaaaaaaaaaaaaaaaaaaaaaaactatccaGTTAAGAATATTTACTAGCCAaccaaaatatttacaagtgtaATTGTTGGTGTTCCAACAATACAATTATAgcaattaatcaataaattaataacaataaaattaattattgtgagCAAGCattaactaaaaatcaatattaagaAGTTTCGAATTACGACGAAGCCATTACCACGTGGGAAAATCGTGGCATGGATCCGGCATTTTACGCGGGCTAtcgtatttataattaatttacaataaatgtcttgataaaaatttaaacttaccACATGTGTTTTTGTTTGAAATACTTTAGCAATTGACGAgtcttttttcaataaataattgtaaaccAAAGTAGAAATAACGAAATCGTCGGTGGATGCCATGATGGATGCAGGCGAAGTAGAGGGACTGGAGTGAAACTACggaagagttttttttttcaatggaGTGAGTGGAAGACTACAAGCTGTAGTATATCTTCTCCCCGTAAGAGGCACcccatatttattttattcccagtgattttttgtttcattgCCAGATGGCGGCATTAAATCTGTCAAGTGCTGCCCTCACTTGCAATTATTACAAACTAATTATTCGAATTAAACGCTTAAACTGAAGTTACACCCGATTGGTTGTTGTCAGCATTTCAAATTCAAccgttttttgaaattaaacaaCACGAGCAACGCATAACCTCAAAATTTGTTTGTGAATACAATTTAACTGAAActaagtcgatttttttttaattaaatctttttataattcaatttattatttttaatttataaaattaaagttaacaaTGGGAACACAGCAAAAAGCCAAGTGTATTACATTGAAAGGCTCCGCTgaacttgttaaaaaatatttacgtgagtgctttttttttttattttgacatttaatttattttactgttatattcttcaaattcattacttttaatattaaaaaaaaaaattgataaataataataataaaattgggtATTTCAGAATATGGCGTCAATAGTATACTTTATCAACGGGGTATCTATCCTCCTGAAACATTCGAGCCCGCTGAACAATTTGGTATGTTTATTTTGATGTCTACCGATGACAAGATCAAGACCTTCCTCGATACGGTTCTATCTCAAGTGGAAGAGTGGCTGCTCCAACGCAAAGTACAGCAAGTGACTCTTGTTATTACAAATGTAAATACCAAGGAAGTATTGGAGAAGTGGGATTTCAAGGTCGACTATGAGGGCAAAGTTGAGTCTACTGATGGGAATAATCCATCTGCTCTCCCTGAGGTTGGAACTAAAGATGTACCTAGTATACAGAAGGAGATTCGTGAAGTTATTCGACAAATAACAGGCATGacaataatgttttatttgactttaaaatatacatagcTAGGTATTTattcaaagttatttatttacgtttttttatttgttatttataaataggtACTGTAAGCTTTCTACCACTTCTGGACTGTCTCTGCTCCTTTGATATATTAACTTACACCGTGCCAGACTGTGGAATACCAAAGGAATGGGATGAAACTCAGCCAGTCTTTATTGCTAACAGCCAAGAAGTGCAGTTAAGATCATTTTCTACGTCTATACATAAAATGGATACAATAGTGAGCTATAGAAATAcgtaaaaatatttgtgagtcattaattacaaattatgatgtctatttttttcataattttttttactattcatttttttttttttttttatataagatTAGCACAATATTCTTGGTACTTATTTAAGCTTGGTAAATctcaaatataatttatattttgtgaaacaaaaatttgtctttatttttaattatcaaaaattagcattagaaaattaatagaGATCTATTGGAGTAATTTATCGTAAAAGCAGCGGTGTTAATGGCCAAGAGGATGGAGCTCTCGTATTAACTGTCGGAAGTCTCGAATTACTTTAAACCATTAGGTTTATCTTGGCGCGGGCGAGAAAATTCGTCGCCAAGTCTTGGGTTAGTTGTCGAGGCGCCCGGCTGTTCGCCAACTTTTTCAGCATCAACCCTTTGACGTGGGAcctttttttactcagtgGCAATCTTTGAACTAAGTATTGcatacttaaattaatgttCTCCTGTATAATCATTGCTTTATACGACGATTACCCTCGTTGCCATCTTTGCTGGTTTCTgctgaaaaataagtaaaatacatGCATTAATAAGTtaagtattataattataaataattgttatttttttaattattaatattattagctaaaagacaaaattttgattcagcagtatattttaataagaaatgAGGATGATAATTTGTACGACGACGAAGACTACTGCGAAGCGTCGTGTTTTATCGAGGTCGACGTCTTGAGTCGACGGTGCATCGTCCCCTcacatgtataattataacgTAACCAACTTACCTCGGATTTGGGGTGATGCCTGGTCCGCCAACTAGTGTATCGCTGTTTAGTTTCGATAcacaaaaaatatcttaagaaaaaaaagggTTTTATAAACGTAAACGATAACAGCACATATGCGGTGGTAATTTAAACAACCACTGAAGCGAGAACATGGCCATCGTATCTACTTGGCAAGCTTCACTACTTCCTCCAGCGTGATGCAACAAAACTACAAGCTATTAACTAGCATCTACAAGCATCTCAAGTACTCATAAGttgtaaatattgtaaattatacatttatattttagtgTTGTATATGGTATATACACACCATCttactaaattaaataaatagccGTGTGAGTATTTAACTCACTTTCAATATATGTATACgtacatttataatatatacatatataaagtGAGTGCTACGCAAGAATTCCTCGGCTTAAGTTGAATCAAGAGACGGGAGTAAGAGTCGCTTGAGGGCAAACGGCTCTAGTTCTATTTCCGACTCTCATGAATCATCCGAGTTCACCTATCTTGCACGATTTTACCGTCACCAACGTCGTTTGCCACCAGCCGGACACAAGCGTCAAAGCTACTACGAGAGTGACTCCAAACTACTTTCTATacttatgtatatatatatacatttatatttgtatatataccATAAACCTAgacatacataaatatttacacataTCAATGTATGTACAATAGCAACTGTTTAAATATTGTACAATAAAACtcagtaattaatcattaaagaaataatagtATTTTAATTCTTGAATGATAGCCCGTGTGCTCGATATTTTCGCGGGAGATGTAGTCAAAAATAGATTCAGTCGTCGAGGAACGAGTTTAAGTTGTTGGTTGTACTActatcttttaatttaaatgaaattaaaagacaacaaaataataattaacaataataattataaaaataaaaatatagtaattaaaaaaattataaaacaataaaatgctatgataaagatgatttttaattacaaattaataaatttaaacggttaataattaataaataaattaaatagtttgtttgaattctaaaaaaaattaaaagaaaatttatttatgctaaaaatgaatttttatgattaatttaatttatatatatttgattattataaaaattcatttttaaagctCAATGCAGTTAACCGCATTCTActtatacataatttatttatacatgtaTTATTGTATTTAAGTCCGTGAATGTATACATGTATGTACAcgttaaaattatacataaaataaaataataataatattaaagataattataattgtaattataataattaataacaacatAATTACTGTATAAAACATAAATAGATTTTCAAGATATAGACATAGCCTGGCACTAATACTCTCTCTGTGTCAATGAgtggtttaattttttaaacagacAAACGTATCagtcaacatttttttgatcacgttctcaaaaaaaaactcacgtaaaaaaaaatacttcttttttttattttcattttttggtagaaaaatatttataaattgagtgtttattattataatgtagtTACTGATACGTTAATCTTAGAGATGCTTTTAATTATTCTCAGTT
This genomic interval from Cotesia glomerata isolate CgM1 linkage group LG1, MPM_Cglom_v2.3, whole genome shotgun sequence contains the following:
- the LOC123275454 gene encoding nucleolar protein dao-5 isoform X3 — its product is MASTDDFVISTLVYNYLLKKDSSIAKVFQTKTHVNPLPKGSPSIEEIVQHYQKSSPKKINIKAPAKSAKSDSSSDSEEEEVAKKPLVNGKAKAPANNKPESSSDDSSSEEEAKPVAKKPVATSKATPAKAPAKKEKSSSEEESSEDEKPQAKKPVPPKAAAKKESSSSESDSEEEEKAKPVVAKATPAKAPVAKKAKSSSEESSSDENDNESKTKAVTAKPTPVAARIPLKPDSSSDDDSSDEETPVKTVARKPAAQATPKATPKKAKSSDDSDDSSEDEKPAAKPAVAKPTPAKAPAKKESSSEESSDDDDDEPPAKKTAPAKPAPAAQQKKVAANKGKAPSSSEESSSDEEESPKKPVAKSTPAKTPAKAKESSSDDSDSSEEETKPTAKVTPAVKKPAKSSSDDSDSSDEEPAKPAVKATPVKQAKPAESSEDSSSDDDDDEEEKKPKQAPIVKTPAKKESSSEEESDEEEEKPKPKQKPAGVGEKRKREDSEMNGAATPAKKANYSNFVKASNDGSTEKSRKNVPFRRVKDEEIKLSPQLANNSFEAKRGARGSWGEKANIDLKHTRGKSFRHEKTKKKRGSYRGGQIDMSVNSIKFDD
- the LOC123275454 gene encoding nucleolar protein dao-5 isoform X1, with the translated sequence MASTDDFVISTLVYNYLLKKDSSIAKVFQTKTHVNPLPKGSPSIEEIVQHYQKSSPKKINIKAPAKSAKSDSSSDSEEEEVAKKPLVNGKAKAPANNKPESSSDDSSSEEEAKPVAKKPVATSKATPAKAPAKKEKSSSEEESSEDEKPQAKKPVPPKAAAKKESSSSESDSEEEEKAKPVVAKATPAKAPVAKKAKSSSEESSSDENDNESKTKAVTAKPTPVAARIPLKPDSSSDDDSSDEETPVKTVARKPAAQATPKATPKKAKSSDDSDDSSEDEKPAAKPAVAKPTPAKAPAKKESSSEESSDDDDDEPPAKKTAPAKPAPAAQQKKVAANKGKAPSSSEESSSDEEESPKKPVAKSTPAKTPAKAKESSSDDSDSSEEETKPTAKVTPAVKKPAKSSSDDSDSSDEEPAKPAVKATPVKQAKPAESSEDSSSDDDDDEEEKKPKQAPIVKTPAKKESSSEEESDEEEEKPKPKQKPAGVGEKRKREDSEMNGAATPAKKANYSNFVKASNDGSTEKDGDGESSNNFDKQNGGGRGRGGFGGRGGRGGFGFRGGRDGDNGGFRGRGGGFRGRGGDRGGRGGDRGGGRGGRGGFDNNRKSWDNKEGGGFRKSFGGDGDRRGGGNNFRGGQRKSFGGESNKSFNSTPTQNKKITFDD
- the LOC123275454 gene encoding nucleolar protein dao-5 isoform X2, with product MASTDDFVISTLVYNYLLKKDSSIAKVFQTKTHVNPLPKGSPSIEEIVQHYQKSSPKKINIKAPAKSAKSDSSSDSEEEEVAKKPLVNGKAKAPANNKPESSSDDSSSEEEAKPVAKKPVATSKATPAKAPAKKEKSSSEEESSEDEKPQAKKPVPPKAAAKKESSSSESDSEEEEKAKPVVAKATPAKAPVAKKAKSSSEESSSDENDNESKTKAVTAKPTPVAARIPLKPDSSSDDDSSDEETPVKTVARKPAAQATPKATPKKAKSSDDSDDSSEDEKPAAKPAVAKPTPAKAPAKKESSSEESSDDDDDEPPAKKTAPAKPAPAAQQKKVAANKGKAPSSSEESSSDEEESPKKPVAKSTPAKTPAKAKESSSDDSDSSEEETKPTAKVTPAVKKPAKSSSDDSDSSDEEPAKPAVKATPVKQAKPAESSEDSSSDDDDDEEEKKPKQAPIVKTPAKKESSSEEESDEEEEKPKPKQKPAGVGEKRKREDSEMNGAATPAKKANYSNFVKASNDGSTEKDGDGESSNNFDKQNGGGRGRGGFGGRGGRGGFGFRGGRDGDNGGFRGRGGGFRGRGGDRDRGGGRGGRGGFDNNRKSWDNKEGGGFRKSFGGDGDRRGGGNNFRGGQRKSFGGESNKSFNSTPTQNKKITFDD
- the LOC123275456 gene encoding mitotic spindle assembly checkpoint protein MAD2A; amino-acid sequence: MGTQQKAKCITLKGSAELVKKYLQYGVNSILYQRGIYPPETFEPAEQFGMFILMSTDDKIKTFLDTVLSQVEEWLLQRKVQQVTLVITNVNTKEVLEKWDFKVDYEGKVESTDGNNPSALPEVGTKDVPSIQKEIREVIRQITGTVSFLPLLDCLCSFDILTYTVPDCGIPKEWDETQPVFIANSQEVQLRSFSTSIHKMDTIVSYRNT